TAAAAAAGAGAATTTGTCTATTacaaattaaaaattgaaaaaatggaagaaattgcacgaattgtccttcaaatgggctggtatttaatttttgcctttagcAATTAATTTTAGGAATATTTCAATAATATACTTATATCCAAAGATATAAGTTTTAAATgtatacccaaaggtataagttttaaatgttttgcttttatgacttctttagcagtttttgtgttcaatttaaatcgttattttttCCCCCtaacttctcttctttacattttctctaagcatacctttaccattttctgaacttattatcattatttaaatattcTATTTTTTTCTGTTGCAAttgtcttcaacttcttcacgtggactccaccttaattttttcctagcaattgtctcctacttcttcacgtgaaccccaccttaattttttatttttagttttgcaattgtctcctaattctccACGTGAACCCCACCTTAATTCTTTTTAATCTCTATTATTATAGAATAGTGGACCCCGCCTTAATTTTTTAAATCTCTACTATTATAAAAGATTGGggcccaccttattttttttaaacattttttctactattaatttttttttttaagattggggctcatcttttttttttggtagggggggggggggggggagggaggagaccgcgacttttgtagcacaaaaaaaaaaagttgaaccaaacaaaaaaaaaatattagtaggtttcacgcacgaaattcgtgcgtgaaaggaccaaactgcaacaAAGCAACTTTGgacctttcacgcacgaatttcgtgcgtgaagaaGGAGGCtaaactacgtatatatacatgttaaggagaaatatttacgaaacgtaacgatagttttccttatttacaaaacataacgatatattacgaaacatgacggattttcatatatttttcatttttttattttttttccagaaaaaatatatattttttatttttttttggctcaaaggcttaaaaattacctcaaatttctgtgtatgaaagttgtatgaaaaatgtatgtgtgaacgaaatttttaatataattttcatatacaaaattttgagtgaaaactttaagccttgaatattgtatgaaaattattacaatgttattgtagttgtattaattttcgagaaacctaatatgaactttatatacaaaTAAGTCTTGagggagatatacacatttcatactattccatgcataaaattttgagcataatgtttaagccttgatcaagatatacacatttcatacgttcttcatacataaaatttgagcgaactttttaagccttgagcaagatatacacatttcatacacaaaaatttgagcgattattttaagtcttgaatattgtatcaaagttgtatacaatgttattgtagttgtattaattttacagaaatctaacatgaactttatacatggAAATGTGAGCAAAATTTTAAGACATGAgcaagatacaaatttcataccgttttcatatactaaattttgagcgaattttttaagccttgaacgagatatacacatttcatacatttttcataccgttttcatacactaaatttggagcaaactttttaagtcttgagcgagatatacacatttcatacgacTTTCATACATAagtttttgagcgaaaaaaatattaatttaaaaaaaaaataataaaaaaaaatatatttttttaaaaaatatatatattttttaaaaatataaagcatgttttgtataagatttgtaatgttatgttttataaatataaaactatcgtcacgtttcgtaataacatgtatatatatgtcaaagACCCAAGGCCAAAATTGCATACAGTAATGTTTTTGACCCAAATAATAATTGATGTTTTGTCGTTCTTGACAAAGCTCAAACTAGATTGGAAGAAGTGCCAAGGTTGAATATTGGAATTGGACTTGGCATCAAAAGTTGCGAAAAGCCACATTTTCACTGCTGAATGTGATACTGATgggagtccggaatcaaaatgtccgaagtaagttttgtttgaaaaaatttagtattttttctatactttgaccaatgattagtcgtgtgtcgagactccgaaacgtcaatattttatatagaacctgatattttttttctgcatacaataatgtagggccaatacatcaaggatacgtagacgttcggatcatcattttaggggttgaaaaggtgcccgaagtaagttttgtttgaaaaaacttagtgtttttttcatactttgaccaatgattagtcgtgtgtcaagactccgaaacgtcaatattttatatagaacatgaTATTTAACTTTACtccgaatttcgtgcgtgaaatctactaatttttttttcgtgctagtttggttcaacttttttttttgtgctataaAAGTCGTAGATTTACGAAACTTTACGGTAGTAGTAAAgctaaattaaaaaatttaaatagtagtagtaaaaaaattaaaataaaataaaataaaaattaaagactaaaaTTACTTTAAAATATAGTTAAGCGATTGTTTGAAACCTACCTAGATATAAAGGACCATTTTTCATTTTGTCGTCCCTAACTGAAAAAACACACCTGTTTCGCAGGCTTAGTCAAGATTAACCGCACTTTCGACGGCGTAATGGCGCTGTTAATTCCCCGGTATCGGATTTATGGTTTTGTGTCGCCTTTAGTTCGTTACTTCAGGTCACAAGCAGCATTAAAAGCATTGGGTAAAGCATCTGAAGACAAAATCCCAAACCTAATCCTCTACAATTATCCTTCATTTTCCGGTGCTTTTGCTGCACTTTTCGCTCACCTCTATCACTCTCGTCTCAACCTTCCTTACCTCGTCTTGCCTTTCTCTTCCGTTGAACCCTTCAGGTACCTTTCACCTAATTTAAAGTAAAAGAATTTTTTGAAGAAATGTGTAATGTACTAAACTGCTCCTTCTTAAAACATGTcaatgtgtaaagttggaattaaagagttgccaaaaaagaaagtaagacaaataaattgaaaaagaagAAGGCTTGACATTAACTAGTTTAATGCTACAATGAATAGTTTAACTATGATGAATCATATTAACTACTACTACTACTCCTACTTGAATAGGGCAAAATAGATACAGAGTATTCATGTAATCATTTGCATTGCAGGTAGGTTTGATCACTGAAGAAAATACTTAACGAATTTCTGCATTGTTCAAATATTTAAAGAAGAATAAAATTCGTAATATTAACAtgtagtctttttttttttttattctttattCAGTGCGTTTCTGGGATTGaacatgtatttttttttcttccctttccttgtaattCTCTTGATAGAGTTGAAGACTTGTGCATTGATGGGCTGCAAAATTGTTActtacttgattttgttggtcCAAAAGGATTTGCAGTGGAGCTTGCTCGTCGGACCTCATGCCAGTaagcttttcttttttatttatttatttatatataaacaAACATAAATTTCTTCAGATGCTGGTTGTTTTATTGATTTTCACTTTGATAGTGGTTGTGGGAGTTGGAGACTGGCtatgaattgatttttttttccccATAAAATTAGGATAGTAGGGTTTGATCACCGGAAGTCCGTGCTATCCAAGATCCCTTTGAATCAAAATTCTGGTGGGAGTCTCACATTTCATGTCAACCTTGAGAAAAGTAGTTCCGTTGCTGTTTATGAACATTTCTCTTCTAGGCTTTCAGAGGTTAGATCCAATAAAGTGCATTCTATTGTGTTGTCATTGGCAGTACTTGTTTTTTAGCTAGATTGTTTTTCAAAGCGACTGGTCCTAAAGTAGTGATGTATGTGTTTGTTTAACGCACAGGGGTATGCTATCAGCTTGCTAAACTCTACTTTTCAAGATCGAGTTGAAAATGTTCTAAAATATATACAGGATGGAGATCTTCACAGGTGGAGTTTGCCTGATATTAGGGCCTTTGGGATTGGAATTAACCACTGGCGTTCAAAATTGAATTGCATCACTAATCCACATATGTATGAACAGGTACgtattattttttacttttgcTTTGTTGTGTGTGGTGGTGGGTCACTTGGTTGTCTAGGATGGAAGACTGGAGATAATAAAGCATGCATTTGATGCTATGTAGTTTTTCCATTTTATTCTGCTCAAATGGAGCTGATCTAGATAATTTCATGTTTTATTCGCTTGTGCATAATATGTTTTCACTCAGTAGAGTAACAacttataattttttatttttttcctaaaACAGCTAATGGGGATTTGCACCGATGATTTGATTGCGAATGGAAACTCCCATATTTCAAATAGACTAGCTGCTGCAAACAAATTGCTGGATAAGTTTTTCAAAATTCGGCTGGGGAGAGGACTTTATGGTGAATGCTTGGTAAAGAACAACAATCATTTATGACGTTTTCTTCTGAAACAACAATCATTTATGAAGTTTCTTCTGAATTGACAACTAAATCCATAATACTGAAAATAGTATGAAGTTTATGAGACCACAGTTGAATGTATGTCAGGGTTTGGAATATTTAGTTTCAACAACAAGTTGTACAGCTGTCTGCTTGACTTATTTTCAATCTTCTGTAGGTTTTCCATATGCCAGGTTATTCATGCTTAGTCAATGTTAAATCTATTTAGGTTATAATTGTAATTTTTGTTTCCCTTTCTCAACATAACTAAGTGAAGTACTTAAATTCTGTGTTATCTTTTAGGGGGTTAGAGCTGATGGAAATTCAGACTTAAGTGATGAAATTGGCAAGGAACTAAGCAAGAAAAGTGCTGCAGCTGGACTCAGGTTTCTATGTTTATTTATCTTATTCTTTTCTTTGATGTGTTACATGTTCACTGAGACCGTTTTTATTTTCGCTTTCGAATTAGAAAGATCATAAGCTGCATCAGAAATTAAAAGCTTCATGATCCACATTCATGACTAGTTTTATACTAAAAAGAGCATATCTGGGATTATTTGTTGCTTTTACCACAATTTAGTACATATAACTGCTGCATTTACTTTGAATCTATTATACCCCAGGCCTATAGGAGCAGTCATATACCTTCAGCGGAAGAATCTCAAGATGTGTTTGAGGACTGGAGATGCTGCTACTGATACTTCAGAAGTTGCCAAGGTCTGCAACATGATTCACTTGTCTTGGTGGTTATTCACTTATTTATTTCTCTTCATATTGAAGATATTACTCACCACTAAGCGAGACAGTGACTCCTTGTACTATCTTTGAAAATTATGCTGCCAGCTATGTTCGTCCCACACCCTCCCACAAACAAGCACAGATTATTGCTCTTTAATTTCCATAAACAAATGCTTTGCTTCTTTAAACATGCAGGCATATGGTGGAGGTGGTTCTCCTAGTTCTAGCTCATTTATAATTCGGATGGATGAGTATAACCAGTGGCTCTCAGTGCATTCATCCTGAGTGGGGGTACGATATGAATTCCCATCCTCTTCATAGTTAAGCCAACTCATACCGAGATTATTCTATGAATCATTGAATTCCCTTTGAATGTTTAGCTGAGATAGATGCATTCTCGAAGTAATCATTTTGCTTAGgcaaatatatttttaaaatggcATCAAGGAGACGCAGAagtacaaaaagaaaaagagaaaaaatgtaAACTAAGAAAGGAGCAAGAAGAGGGATGAGATCTTGGAGGGACCATCAGTTAGTTGAAAGGAAATCTTGGAGAGACCATCAGTTAGTTGAAAGGAAATCTTGAAACTGGAGAAAATCTTTAAGTTCTTCTGCTGGCTCTTCCTtacagacaaaaaaaaaagagacttgTAAGGCATCACAATTTTACTATATAATGACTTGTGgcacttgagccgagggtctttcggaaacagcatctctacctccacgaggtaggggtagggtGTGCGTACACTCTACCTCTCTAGACCCcaccttgtgggattacactaggcatgttgttgttgttgtaaatagcTACAGATTCACTCTCAAAAGCATCTTTTTTTGTGAAGCAAAGCATCTATTGTTTCTTGAAGACAATGAAGGAATTTGTTTGGGAATCAATACTTGGGCTATATGCATTTTGTCCGTTTTGTTGTTCATAGACTTTCCTAAAAATGTGTCAGAAATTGATTATATGTTCATATTCATTATACGTATATAGAGATAAAAATATTCACAACCACAAAGGGTTTGGTAGCAAATGGCTGTCTATGTTCATCTGGTAGTTGTTCCTATACTTTCGACTGATGGATTCATAATTGCTTTCAGTGTACCTTGTTAATGAATTTTGAGTTGCTTATGATACCTCCCTCACTTGCAAGCGTTACCGTGTTTGTGCACGTTCTAGTTGTTCCTCATGCTACTTAAGACTGATGGATGCACAATTGCTTTCGTCTTCACATTGCAAGTGCGTGAATTTTCTTCTATAACCAAGATTGAAGAAGATAGAGCAGAACCATTTAATTGCTTCCATGGCAAATACGATTGCAGTTGAATACAGTAGAACTCTAGAAGACTTCGATAATCTTTTGTTTTTTCAAGAATGTTGGCCATTACTTACAAGAGAGAATTTAGGTGGGAGAAATAGTACAGAGAACCTGAACATGCAATAAAGTGGTAATGATTTTCCAGATCTAGGTGTGTAACTTCTGAATACTAGTGAAGAGAAGATAGAGATTCTTTTAGGATACCTATACACTGTATTGAATATATCCAGTTATCTAGCTGGACACCCATCAACAGCTATGCCTTTGGCTGTTGGACAAGTTGCCAATTTGCAGTGTTCCCCGTTGGTACCCCACCAAGTCAGTCCTTTATTCTCCATTCCCAATGAGAAATATAGTAGTACTGCCATGAAAGCTACTCCTGCATCCAGCGCTGCAGATAGAATGTAGTTGTATCTTTGCCACCATTTCTTTCGGTATCGGAAGATGAAGAAGTTGAAAATTGTGCCTACAATGACCCACGCATTATAATTTAATGGCGTTGCTGGTGGCATGGCACCTGTTGCTCCCAGAAGAACTGGAAGGTTGATCAGGGGAATCCATGATTGTGTTGGAAACACTTTATGCAAGAGCCACACTATTACAGGTCCTACTGCGCCTCCAAGGAAGAACCAGTTCATGGAGCTGTAGTTCCCAAGAGTTCCAAAAATCCTTTTTGGTCCGACCAAACCCCAGATAACCGATGCATCAAAAAACACACGATCTCCTGGGCATGTCCATGGACTGTCTGGTGGGAGGATATCATCTTGACATATGTTCTCGATGGAGTTTAGTAGCCACCACGCCACAGCTATGTTGATAGTTCCGGAAATTATTGTACCTAAAAACTGGAATTTGAACAAGAATGAAAAATATTCTTTTATTCTGGAATTTACTGTTGTTTGGAACACTGATAAATTTTAGTTTCTGGAAAACATTGACTAAGCTAGTTAAATAACGTGTCTCA
The sequence above is a segment of the Lycium barbarum isolate Lr01 chromosome 6, ASM1917538v2, whole genome shotgun sequence genome. Coding sequences within it:
- the LOC132598868 gene encoding uncharacterized protein LOC132598868 isoform X3; its protein translation is MALLIPRYRIYGFVSPLVRYFRSQAALKALGKASEDKIPNLILYNYPSFSGAFAALFAHLYHSRLNLPYLVLPFSSVEPFRICSGACSSDLMPGYAISLLNSTFQDRVENVLKYIQDGDLHRWSLPDIRAFGIGINHWRSKLNCITNPHMYEQLMGICTDDLIANGNSHISNRLAAANKLLDKFFKIRLGRGLYGECLGVRADGNSDLSDEIGKELSKKSAAAGLRPIGAVIYLQRKNLKMCLRTGDAATDTSEVAKAYGGGGSPSSSSFIIRMDEYNQWLSVHSS
- the LOC132598868 gene encoding uncharacterized protein LOC132598868 isoform X1; this encodes MALLIPRYRIYGFVSPLVRYFRSQAALKALGKASEDKIPNLILYNYPSFSGAFAALFAHLYHSRLNLPYLVLPFSSVEPFRVEDLCIDGLQNCYLLDFVGPKGFAVELARRTSCQIVGFDHRKSVLSKIPLNQNSGGSLTFHVNLEKSSSVAVYEHFSSRLSEGYAISLLNSTFQDRVENVLKYIQDGDLHRWSLPDIRAFGIGINHWRSKLNCITNPHMYEQLMGICTDDLIANGNSHISNRLAAANKLLDKFFKIRLGRGLYGECLGVRADGNSDLSDEIGKELSKKSAAAGLRPIGAVIYLQRKNLKMCLRTGDAATDTSEVAKAYGGGGSPSSSSFIIRMDEYNQWLSVHSS
- the LOC132598868 gene encoding uncharacterized protein LOC132598868 isoform X4 codes for the protein MGCKIVTYLILLVQKDLQWSLLVGPHAIGFDHRKSVLSKIPLNQNSGGSLTFHVNLEKSSSVAVYEHFSSRLSEGYAISLLNSTFQDRVENVLKYIQDGDLHRWSLPDIRAFGIGINHWRSKLNCITNPHMYEQLMGICTDDLIANGNSHISNRLAAANKLLDKFFKIRLGRGLYGECLGVRADGNSDLSDEIGKELSKKSAAAGLRPIGAVIYLQRKNLKMCLRTGDAATDTSEVAKAYGGGGSPSSSSFIIRMDEYNQWLSVHSS
- the LOC132598868 gene encoding uncharacterized protein LOC132598868 isoform X2 is translated as MALLIPRYRIYGFVSPLVRYFRSQAALKALGKASEDKIPNLILYNYPSFSGAFAALFAHLYHSRLNLPYLVLPFSSVEPFRVEDLCIDGLQNCYLLDFVGPKGFAVELARRTSCQIVGFDHRKSVLSKIPLNQNSGGSLTFHVNLEKSSSVAVYEHFSSRLSEDGDLHRWSLPDIRAFGIGINHWRSKLNCITNPHMYEQLMGICTDDLIANGNSHISNRLAAANKLLDKFFKIRLGRGLYGECLGVRADGNSDLSDEIGKELSKKSAAAGLRPIGAVIYLQRKNLKMCLRTGDAATDTSEVAKAYGGGGSPSSSSFIIRMDEYNQWLSVHSS